Part of the Oreochromis aureus strain Israel breed Guangdong linkage group 20, ZZ_aureus, whole genome shotgun sequence genome, AGCTACTTTGACTTAATTCACTTATgatatagttttatttatagatgAGTAAAAGGCTATCAATTTAACAATAAAAGGGGgcagtttgttctttttttaatgcttcaTAGTTATAAAAAATCCGGTCTTTGTAGCAATATTGCTTCCCCtggttattattgtgtgtatgcCGGTAAAGTAGAAAgacttaaaagaaaataatgtttGATCTGCTTTTGAAAAAGAAGTTCCGTATCCACAGGGCACAGCTGCGCCTTAATGTttcttagaaagaaaaatattcgCACACAGGAAAGCCCTGAAATATCTCGATTATTTTAGTGTAGTAAAATAGCCCCAATAAAAAATGCAGCTACAATACTTCTAAGAAATCTGCCTTTGCATTTATATTACagaagcaggaggaggaaaatttgaccttcaaaaaacaaaaagtaattaACTGTTATCaccattttaaatattatatcCATGCTTTATTGTTGACCCTGAAAGAAACTGTtacatacattgtatacataaatagatacataaataattaatattcaaacagacacactgtcTCAGTGAAGTCCATCGATGTTGCATGTCTGACAGGTGTAGATGATATGTACAGCTGAGGTCTACCACAGTTTATGTAGAGCTGGAACGGAAGGAGTACCGGAGGCAGGCGGAGCCgagtggggggttttttttgtgcacTGTTAGCAGGAGGTGAAAGTTTTCCAGAAGAAGTTTTTACAGGGAGCTTTGCGGTCGCGCTGGGGAAGCGATAGCCTGTTATACACAGCTCTCTCCTCCAGACGAGACTCCAGCGGCTCCTCGAGCTCCACAGGTGTCGCTTCTCCCGGCAGCATGTTTGTGTCCAGAGCTCCATCCAACAAGCCAGACACCAGCTTTAGGATCAGCTCCTTGCGTTCTTTGCTCAGCTCCTAACCAGGATATCAGAAAGTAGAGGAAATGTTATCACGGAGGAAAAATCATGGAAGTGTGATTTTCAAACACCTTTCAGTGATGCTCACAAATCATTAATACTTTTCCCATTTTAGATAATATAAACTGACAACATTAATCATGTCAGTGAAAAGcagttttaattcaatttaaaaaagcCGTTCTTAAATATCTTACTATTTATTTTCATAACCACAGATTTTGTTGTATT contains:
- the cort gene encoding cortistatin, whose product is MQLLVVLAALMGVVFSVRAAAVLPVEDRSPIHVNRELSKERKELILKLVSGLLDGALDTNMLPGEATPVELEEPLESRLEERAVYNRLSLPQRDRKAPCKNFFWKTFTSC